TGTCCACTGCAGTCTGCCCACCATCATCTTCTCGACGATTTTGCCGAAGATTGATAGTAGGCCGATTGGTCGGTATGACTTTGGGTGAGTGTAGTCGTCCTTGCCGGGTTTCCGAAGTATGACGACGTGGGCCACTTTCCACTGCATGGGGAAGTACATCAGCGCTAAGCATTGGTTTGCAATCGCCATGAACTCCTCCCTTCCGCAGTCTATGGCCTTTGTGCAGATGTCAGAGGTTAATCCATCTGGTCCCGGAGCTTTCTTGGGATTTAGTGCCTTGAGTACGGAGTCTAGCTCCGCTGGCGTGAATGGTGGATCATCCTCTGACAGCTGCTCTTTCACTCTCTGGTTGTACCCCTCCGTCATTTCCCTGAGGCGCATGTGGTATGATGTATCCGTTGCTGTTGTGTCTTCGGGATAGAAGGTGTTAGCCAAAAGTTTGGCTGATTCTTCCGGGCATAGAGTGTTTCCTTCACCATCTCTTAACAGCGCGTCTTCGTGTCTTCGGGCTGTATTCCTTATGACCCGGTATATACCGTCCCACATGCTCTCCTTTTCCTGCGTTGTGCAAAACTCCTTCCAACTCTCAGTCTGGGCGTCGTTTGCCATTTTGGTGTACTTCTCCTTGGCTGCTAGGTAGTCATCTATGACTAGCTGTCGACGTCTTGGTGCAGCATTCTTTATGCGTCGTTTCTTACGTAACACATCAGCCTTCGCTTCCTCTAGGTCTCTGGTCCACCATGGTGGTTTGGGGTTTCCTTTCATTGGTTCGACTGATGGTATTGCACGATTGCATGCTTCCTGAACGGCGTTGATGTAGGTTTGAATGATTGTATCCAGTTCTTCCGGTGTTTTGGCCTTTGTGATTCTTTCGGATGTGATGTTATTTTCTTTAAGAGATGTTCTGAGGTGTGTTGCGAAGTCAGACCAGCGTGCCTTCTTTGTATTGTATCTCCGTGTCGTGAGAGGCCTGAGCGGTGTCAAGGCTACTCCCAGTGGCAGAGAGAAGGTAATTGCATTATGGTCTGATGTTGTTATACTTCGGTCCACACTCCAGTTCCTTATTTTCCCTAATAATGATTCGCTACAGGCGGTGACATCGACAATGCTGGTGCATAGCCTGTCACCCCTGTGCGTCTCAAAGGTTGGTGTATTTCCGGTATTAAGAATCTGGAGGTCCATGCCATTCAGGAAGGCAGAATACGCGGCTCCTCGCTGATCCTCAGTCGGGCTTCCCCACCAGTGACTCCAAGCGTTTACGTCACCTGCTACTATGAGGTGCTTGACATTTAGCTTTTCGCACGCTGTTTCTGTGCGGACTAGGTAGGGCTCTATGTCCTGGTCCCCTTCATAGTAGACTGACACGACTCCTAGCCTCAGCGTCCCTGCCACCAGGAGGACAGCGGCTTCCGTTTCAGTCACCAACTGAGGGTCATGAATAACCTCCAGTTGGTCACCGAACACTATTACTGCCGCCTTCACTGGCTTCTGACGGTTCAGAGTGCACTGGATGACTTTAGTGCCGGGGTATTGTTTCAAAACTCCAGATCGTCCCACGTAGGGTTCTTGGACCAGAGCTATTGAAATTCCCTTTCTCTTCGCCGTTTCCAGCAGTTCCGCCGTGGCAAGCTTGGATCTCTGTAGATTTGCTTGAATAAATTGTAACGTGGTGTATTTAGGCTTTGTTGTGTTGTCTTCCATTGGGGCGCCTTTAGCAATATGTTATCCGGGACCTGGCTATAGAGTCCCACTTACGCTTTTCTGGGCAATCCCCACTGAAAGCGTTGTGATCAATGTTCGTTTTGTTGTTGGCCCTCTGGCAGTTTTTGCAAGAAGGGAGTCCTCCTCCTGCTCTGCGGGAGCACTCCTCCCATGAGTGCACCCCCCCGCAGTAACTGCAGAGCTGGTCCGCCTCCTTGCAAAGTGTTTTTGTGTGCCCAAAACCGAGGCATTTTGCGCACTGTACTAGTGGCGACTGGTCCTCGATCGGTCTCCTCTGCAGATCTATATATATTTTCCCTTGGTCGATAAAACGCTTGTGCACCTCCGGTGACAACTCCAACACGACGTGGCACTCGAGTGGGTTTCGTGCCTTCTTGCGGTAACGCACTCGGACTGCCACGTCCTTTGCCGGAATTCCCTCCAGAAGGTGCGCGTTCTGGGATGTTATGAATTTTACAATATCTGCATCAGAGTTATAGGTGAGAACGTCCTTTACAATAGCCAAGGGATTATTGGTTTTAGGGATTTCTGCCTTTAGGCCGTTGTCCGTCTtgagtttgtttttaattatcgtgagGTCGTCCTTAGTGCTGCAGCTGAGGACGATTTTATGGTTTCTTGCTTTCCGCACCTTGTCTATTTTCGCCCCCGTATTCTGGAGGTCCAACACCGCCCTGATATTGTCGATTACCTTGTCCCCCGTTTTATCGGGGTCGGTAGCCGACACTATCAGAGTGTGGTTGGGTCTTGGGGGTCTGGGCTTCTGTGCTATTTGGGCGTATGTTGCCTTGCCCGCAGTTTGAGTGGCCGTTTTGACCAGTTCTGCTAGGGCTATTTCAGTGCCCAGACTTGTGGCGGGAGGCGGGGTTTTGTTTCTAGCCTCCCGCATGGTGCGGAGTTCCGACGACACCGCTTCCAACTTTTCTGTTATTGGTTGGAGTTGTTCCATGAGGTCCTCTTTTGGCGGCGCCTCATGTGCAACTTGCGGTATTGGTGTTGGCTGCTCGGCAATGGTCTGGCTGAGGTTCTTTTCAGCCTGTAGAATGGCCTCTTTGACCTCAGCCATACCCTTGCCGATTTTGTCGTCGGTCGTCCATAGCTGCAGTTGTTTTGTCATGTCAGTTTTTATTCTGTCGAAGTTTTTGTCCAAAGCCCGTCGCATGTCATCCAGTTGTTTGGCCAAGTGGTCCAGTTGGGATGTCATTTTTTGGTGGTCATTGATGAGCGGCCCCATGTCTGTCACCCTTTGACCTGTCCCTTCTGTATGGGACCGCTCACCAATGCTTCTCTCTATGGCAGTTATCTTTTTTGTCATTTCGGCTATCTCACTGATTTTCCTGTAGGGTTCCTGTGTTTCATACCCTAGCCAACTTCTGATCGCTCTCGTCTCTTCCAGGTTTCCCGAGATGTCACTTCGGGCTTCGCTCAGCCGCTGGTTAAGGTCTTTGAGTAATTCCGCGGTTTGTTTGTTGTGGGCGCGCTCTACCCTGACCAGTTCCTGGGCGTGCCTGGCTCGTTCCTTCTCCAGGTTGTGCTTATGCCTTGATCTGGAGTCTGACAGCGAGAGCACAGTCTCGTAGAGGACCTGCAGGCTTTCTAGTGCGATAACCTTGCACTCCTTCTTCATATTCCCAGCCGCTTCGATGGCATCTTTTGCTTTGAGGAGCGTTTCGTTTGCGAGTTTGGTTGCTGCATCCATTTCGACTCCCGTCCGTCTGGACGTGGTGAAGAGCATACTGCGGCGGCCCAACGGCGCTCTTTCCGAGATTGATGAGCCCTCGGAGAGTTCGTCGTCCGATTCTATAGGCCGAGGAGGGATCTCCTCCTGGTCCCATGTGCATACTCTTTCATTGGAAATGTCCATTGGGGATGGGGGGAGTGACTGAGGCAACGGCGGCGGGGGCTGTAGAGAGATGTCCTCGCTGATTGAGGACCGCGCTGATGCAGTTCGAGCGAGGACCTTCTCTCGTAGCGACCGGGTGGGCCTTGTCGGCCTCGCACCCAGCTGCTCTTTCTGTCTCGTTGGGCGCGAGGTCGACTTTCCCGTGGTCACTGACTTGGTCGATGATTTGGACGAGACCGAACCAGTCTCCGTCGCCGTTTGCTTTTGGTTGtcagacatttttttttttttttttttttttaaactaaatattaagactaattaatctaaatttacaataattacttgCTAATTATAACTAATGCTGTGCGTTGAGTGCTGCCCGTTGCACGCTGGAGCTCGATGTTGCTAGCTCTTGTGCCTTCTTGTGTGCAGCGAGTCACGTGGGTCGTCCTTTTGTGGGTTTGTGGTCTCCACGAGAGGAATTTAGGAAATCTGGCGGGGCCAAAAGATTCCTCTCCTCGCGCTGGTTTCAACAAGCTAAAACTCGGGGGGGGTAGCTCTTATAGTTCCTGAGTTAGACGCCGCGGGGGTTTTTGCTCgagggggtgggggggggggaatTTGATTTTTATGGTGAATCCAAATCAGATGCCCGAATTTGGAAAAATCCCAAGTGTGTTTTTGGGCCGTAGGGGTTTGTGCGCAAGGAATTTAGAGATTCTGCCGGAGCCAAAAGTTTCCTTTTTCCAGGGCGCGTCGAATGAACCCAAACTCGGGGGGGGTAGCTCTTATAGTTCCCGAGATATAGCCCGCGGGGGTTTCACCTGAGGGGTAATTttaaaaggggggggggggggggtttcaTAAGGGGACTAATTCCGATATAAAAAAGTGGGGGGGTCCGGGGGGTCTCCCGTGGGGGGTCGATTCCCGGGGTTAAAAAATTTTGGGGTTGGGGGGTCGGGGCTTTCCAGGACTTGTGAAATTTTCAAagttttatttagaaaatttgaaaaaataggGGGTATGGGGGGTCCAAGTTAGGGGGTCAGGGGGTTTTGTGTGGGATGGGCTCGCGGAGCTGACTTGAAAAAGCCCAAACACGGGGGGTCTGCAACGTAAGGGTAAGGAGTTCCCTCGAGCTCACCTGATGGCTTGATGTACTGGTCCTCCGTATGATGATGCTCGCGGGGGCGCAGCCTTCGGTCCTGTGTTGGAGTACTAGGCAAAATTTTCCGGTCGGTCGACGTCACCGGTACACGAGGCACGCCGCGAAATCTAGGTCGGTTGAAAATTTTCCACGCTGGAAGCACGTGTTTTCCCAAATTTCGTGGTACCTTTTTATGGTGATCCCGGCGTCCGATCTTCAAGCGGATTTCACCTTTCGGTAGGTCTTCTTGCGGGCTGTTAGATGGTATTTGTGGCTTGTTTTTTGGATGTTGGGCCGCGGTGATATTGATGGTTAAAGTTTGGACACTGTATCTCAGGATACCGTTGCAGGATGACGCTGCAAACAATAATCCTGGTGAGTCACAACACTGTTATTCACTGCACAAAAAATCACGCGCGCAGCACTACAACTCCCGAagtaattgaatttttaatggGAGTGTGTGGGTTTCATGCTTCGTTTTCCGTTGCAACTTTGTTAGGTAAGCGACCAACATAAGGTGTAACCAAAAGGGTGCCTAACGCAAACAAACTCATACTGGTAAAGCCGCATCAATAACTTTGTAAACTTACTGACCAATTACTAaccgttaggttatgttaggttatgttaggttatgttaggttatgttaggttatgttaggttatgttaggttatgttaggttatgttaggttatgttaggttatgttaggttatgttaggttatgttaggttatgttaggttatgttaggttatgttaggttaggttaggttaggttaggttaggttaggttaggttaggttttttttttttttttttttttacttgtcgCTATGACAAGTGTCACCGCTCCCCTGACAAGATGTCAGAGACTTTTTTAGACTTTATAAATTTTGAATTACgctaatttgttatttatttaatttatttatttaattttatttgttgacAGAAGTGTCACTTTATGCAAGGTGAAAGGAACAGAACCATGCAATTTCTGTCCATGTTAGTTTATgtattcttataatataaaacaacaTTGGACCTTTATTATCTGGTTCTGTTCCTTTCAATGACTATTCTCGCAATTTTCAAGCAAAATTCTAAGAATATTTTCCGGCTTGCATTGCTCTCCAGTATGGCGGGGATAGAGCCCCTGCACAGTTCTATTTGTATTTGCTGGTGTAGGTCCTCACGTATTCTGCTGTGCTGCGGACAGTCGATGAGTAGATGTAAAATCGACTCATCGACAGTCTCATCGCAGACACAGCCAGGACCCTCCTTGCACTTGAACCTGTGCAGGTACTCCGAAAACCCGCCATGCCCACTGAACACTTGAACAAGAGCTGGTGTTAGTGTTAACCTGCGCAAGATGGCATTAGCTCCTTCCACTGTTGGGAAGAACGACTTGGTGACTGCAGCCTTTTCAGTTATTTCATATCTATGTTGCcaaattttcacggtttcgtATCTGATATGTCTTTTGACAAAGGATATAGGGCACGCGTCGTAGTCGGGGGCTGTCTTTTTAGTTATTGCTGCTTCTTTAGCTAACTGGTCGGCTCTTTCATTGCCCTCGACCCCGACGTGAGCCCTAATCCAGAAGAGtctgattattttttgtttatcttttaattttttcaaattttgtcTAATTTCGAATGCCAATGGGTGAtaagattttaaattttgaatagtTTCCAAAGATGATTTTGAGTCACTGTAAATGTTTATCTGCTTATCTTTACATTTGATAGCAACATCGGTGGCTCGGTACAGCGCATACATTTCGGCCTGGTATACTGAGCAGTACGATTCCAAGAGGAATTTCTTTTTTCCGGTTTCTATACCATCTCTCCAGTACACCAGAGCTGCGCCGACCTTGCCGCCGATCTTGCTACCATCCGTGAATATTTGCAGCCCTTCCCGGTCGCTCTTCCCAACAGAGGGATCCGATATGTCCTCTAGTTTAGCGTAGTTAATGCCTATCTCTTGCGCAGGGTGGAGAGCATCCAAAAAACACTTCTTTGTCTCTACCAATCTGTCTCCTAACACCTCTTGTTGTTTTCCTCTCTTTGCTCTATACAGTCTTGCTGCTTCTTGCACCCTTAGATCTAGAGGAAGTAGCCTGGCCAGGGCTAGAGCCGCGGGAAGTGACACTGTTCTatatgattttatgatttttgagCGAACCCTCTTTGCACGGCATTGAGGTGCTTCTGAATGGTCAGCTTCTGCGCGGCTGTAGCCCAGACGCTTGCTGCATAGAGCACTATGGGCTCTATTACCGAGACGTAGATCGTCCTGATGATCTCCGATCTCAGTCCCCAGTTTATTTTGGCTGATCTAGACAGAGGCTTGTAAATATTTAGCACTTTTGTGCAATATATTTAACATGGCTGTTAAATGTCAACTTTCTGTCTATGATCAGCCCTAGGATTTTATTTGTTCTTCCAGGCCAATCATTGCACCCGCCATGTGTATGCGTGGGGtgtcatattttaatttcttagttATGACCATTGCGCTGGTTTTGTGCGgtgcaaattttaatttgttttgcactCCCCACTCATACACATAGTCCAGGACCCGATCAGCCTGCTCTTCTATTTTTGGGACTGAGTGTCCGGAGAACACCAGAACGACATCGTCGGCGAACGCCTGGCAATATACGCCTCTCTCTTCGATTCCGTTGATCAAAGGATCCAGGAGTGCATTCCAGAAAGTGGGCCCCCCTATGGACCCTTGCACACACCCTTTTGTTGTTTCTGTAGTGCACTCCTGGTCAGCGTATCGCACGCTCACCCTCCTGCCTTGAAAATAACTAGTGACAAGTTTTCGTATGTTATGTGGGCAGCCTTGCTCCGCGAGCCGACATTTGATGGCGGGCCACCATGCGCTATCGAAGGCTCCCTCTATGTCCAACGAGACCACAACATTGATCAATTTGTTTACCAAGTTTTCACGAATGTGCTGCACGAGGTCATAGAGGGAGTCCTCTGTGCTGCGCTGAGGTGTGAAGCCGTACTGCCTGGGGTTCGCTTTCGGTAACAAGTGCCAGCGGATTCTCCGTACCATCATCTTCTCCAAAATCTTGCCGAATATGGATAGTAGCCCTATCGGTCGATACGACTTGACATGATTGTAATCGGATTTTCCCGGTTTCCGTAGGACCACTATGACGGCTAGCTTCCAAGATGTTGGAAAGTGATATAATTCGAGGCACTTGTTCAGTATCGCGAGGAACACCTCCGTGTTGGACAGTATGGCTTCAGCGCAGATGTCAGCAGTGAACCCGTCCGGCCCGGGGCTTTCTTGGGATTGAGGTGTTCGTTACGTATACGAGTTCCTCTCTCGTGAACGGTGGATCCTGTATATCGTCTTGCAGCAATTTGTcagaatttttgatttatttctaGTTTCCGAATGTTCTATACTATCTTCTGTTTCTAAGTCTGTGTGAAAAATGTTGCTGCTAGTAATTTTGCCGAATTTCTGGACTTGAACAATTCCATCGTTCACGAGCGGTTTGGTCTTCGTATCTGCCAGACGTCCTTCTTATAAGCGGTATATCCTTCCCACAAGCTTTCTCGATCTTGGGTGCCGCAAAACTCTTCCACTTCTAAATCTGTGCTTTTGCAGCTTCTTCTCATCTTTTCTTTGACTCGAGGTAGTCGTTTACGACTTTCTGTTTACGTTGGGTGCGGCGCAGCGTATTCTGCGCTTCTTTGTAGTCATATCTTTTTTCAATTTCTCCAAGTCGGCGTTCCACCAAGGTAAGtgcactttttattatttttatttattaattggtACTGCTTTTTTGCATGAATTTTAACACAGTCTATAAATTGTCTACTATTTCTTCTAGATTTTCCTTTGTTTTAATTCGTTAATTCCGTAGTTGACATTTTATTGCTATTTAGTCATTTTGTAATCTTGTTTAAATCTTTTCCAATAGCCTTTTTGGTGTTATATATTCTTGTGGATTTTGTCAACGCTGTTCTGTGGGTTTCTTAAGTTTTACTGTAAAAGTTATGGCATTGTGATCCGAACTGGTCATCCCTTCGTCTACCTTCCACTCCTCAACTAGCCCTAGGAGCTCCTGGCTGCACACGGTAATGTCCACGTTGCTCTTGTATTCCCTACCGTTTCTGATCGTATTAAAAAGTAGGAGTCCTTCCCTCATTCAAGACGTGTAGATTCGTCTCCAAGAGTACTCCGAGCACTTCCCTTCCTCGGTGGTCCTCTGAGTCACTGCCCCACCATGGACTCCATGAATTAAAGTCCCCCCCTATTAgaatgtattttgtttttagattttccacAATAGTTTTGAGTTGTAATAAGTATGAGTCTAGGGGCTGGCTGTCCTCGAAGTACACGGAGACGATTCCGAGTTCCCAGTATTCGATATTTTGAGGATGTCGCAACGGCTATATTCTCTGTGGTGGCTGTAGGGCATTCGACGATCTGCATGTCGTTATCAAATATTACAATTGCAGCCTTAACGGGTTTTGTTCGATTCTGCGATCGCTGAACTACCTAAAGCCACCACTTTGCGCGATTTCTCCTTTCGCACCCACATAGGGTTCCTGAACGAGGGCCAGGACTAATCCCACCCTTTTGTGCCTCCAGGAACATTCTTTAGGGCCAGCTGCTTTCTTTGGAGGTTAGCTTGGATGAAATTTATACCCTTCGCTTGTTTCGCCCGCGGAGCCTTAGCAATAGGCCACCCTCGCCTTGCCAGAGCATCCCATTTCTTTCTTATCGGACAGATTTCGTCGAAGCCATTGTGGTCCGCTCGATCTTGCTTGGCACTCTGGCAATGCGACAGGTGGGCTTGTCTCCAGCCTTCCACAGTTCGCATTCGCTGCGCAGGTGTGGGCCGCGCAGTGCTGCAGGTGTCTACGGACCTCTTTGCAGTTCTTTCGCCCGTGACCATACCCGGACACCTGGAGCACTGCGTAGTGGAGGACTGGTCTTTTACGACCACACGCTGAAGGTCGATGTGCACCCTCCCGGTGGTCGTAAGCCGCTGCCAAACCGTCGGCGACACCTGCAGGACAACGTGGTTTCGAGCGAATTCCTTGCTCTCCTTCGGGTACCTCACGCTTGCCCTATATTCGCCGTCCGGTATCGTCCCCAGCACGTTCCCATTTTGCCGCTTTAGGGCACCCAGTATATCTTCATCGGTATTAATGCTAAGGACGTTTTAGCAGAATGACAAGCGGATCCCCTATTTTCCACCTCCTGATGTCAGGAGTGTTGGGCTGCCAGTCTCAATTTCTCTACTACTTCTGGCGAGCTCgtctcgcgactggcagcccagcacTACCTTTTGATCTCTGCTTTTCTCAACCTGTCCACTCGCACGCCGGATGTCTTTGCGTTCACGGCAGGTTCTTATTTTGTCGATTATGTCTTCGCTTTTGTCGTGAGCGTCGACCGAAGACACCACCATCGAGTGGAAAGATTGAGGCAGCGAGGAGGTGGCTCCAGCGGGCTGACGGTCGCCGCCATTGCCGcgtacggttttttttttttttttttttttttttaataaggctAGGTTCCTCTAACGTGATTAGAGACATTGTTTGCTAAATTTTGAATCTTCCATGCCAGTTCTCGCTTTTTTACTTCTCGCACTTTCATTCATACCAGTTCTTTCTTTCATACATCCTCTTTCATACGACGGGTGGGTTCCCCTCCTATGCTAGACTATTTTTTAAaggggtttttattattttattctattattttattttaatctttaataCAATCTTGTTTACAATTTCTgtcttattatatatatacattttatatgacaTCGAGTTTTTTCCATATCGAAAGGAACAGAGCCATTTGATTTTCGTCCATGTTAATTTGCGTATTCAACAATACTAAACAACATTGGGCCTTTTTATTTGGCTCTGTTCCTTTCGTTGACCTTTCAGCTTTGATGCAGAATAAACTTATACGTTTGCTTTGTATCAAAGCGTCTTTCCGGAGTGTCTGTTCCTCGGTCTCATGTTTTGTCTGGCCTCCAGGTATTCTTCGACTACCTTTGAACGTCGGATCGATGCCGCACGCCGGATCCTCCTCTTTCCGGTGGCCACCTCACGCTTCAACTTCGCCAACTCCTCTGACCACCACGGCAGCGTAAGTGTATATTTTCTCCCAATTTTGGGAATTGCATGTTCGCTCGCTTCGGTCAGTGACTGCATAAGTTCGTGTATGCTATGATCTAGTTGTGTAGCTGTAGTGGTGTTTTGAATGTGTGTGACTGTAATGTTTTTGGTTTGCAAAATTTGGCCCGGTTTCTCATGAAACTGGCTCCAATTGGCTTTCCGTGTGTTATATGTTCGTGTTGTGTGCTTGATGTAGTTATATCTGACCCGTTTTAGATGTAATTTAAAAGAGATGCCGTTGTGGtccacattaaaaacaattattgcGGCCTTCACCGTACCCTCCCCGTTGTCAGCGCTTTGGAAGACCCTGGTCCCCGTCCGACCCGAAACCCTGCCCTCTCTTCCGACATACGGTTCCTGCACCAGCGCCACCTGAGCTCCGTATTTCTCCGACTCGAGCAGCAGCTCGTTTAGTGCTAGTTTTTTACGTTGTAAATTTACCTGGAAGAAATGGAGTGCCATGGCGTCCCCGGGTGCGCCCTTAGCAATAGGCCACCTTCGCCCTTGCCAGAGCGTCCCATTTCTTCCTTATCGGACAGCTATTGTCAAAACTATTGTGATCTGTCCGATCTAGTCGGCTGCTCTGGCAGTTGCAACACGTGGGTCGATCTCCAGCCTTCCACGCCGGGCACTCACTACGCAGGTGCGGACCCGTGCAGTGGCTGCAGGTGTCTACGGACGCCTCGCAGGTCCTACGACCGTGCCCGTAGCCCAGACACCTGGAGCAGGTAACCAGTGGGGACTGATCTTTAGCCACCACCCGCTGCAGATCTATGTGGACCTTTCCCACGGCTGTGACTTGCTGCCATACTTGCGGCGACACCTGCAAAACCACATGATTCTCGAGCGGATTCCTGGCTCTTCTTCGGTACCTCACGCTTGCCCTATATTCATCGTCCGGTATCGTCCCCAGCACGTTCCCGTTTTGCCGCTTTAGGGCACCCAATATGTCCTCGTCGGTATTGATGCTAAGGACGTTTAGCAGGACTACAAGCGGATCCCTATTTTCCACCTCCTGCGTCAGGAGTGTTGGGCTGCCAGTCTTCAATTTCTCTACTACTCTAGCGAGCTcttctcgcgactggcagcccagcacTACCTTTTGATCTTTGGCTTTTCTCAACCTGTCCACTCGCACGCCGGATGTCTTCGCGTTCACGGCAGTTCTTATTTTGTCAATTATGTCTTCGCTTTTGTCGTGAGCGTCGACCGAAGACACCACCATCGAGTGGAAAGATTGAGGCAGCTCCAGACCGCGTTTCCTTGGGGCGCCGGCTGCCACATTTGCGTATGTGACGGCTATCCTCTCTTGGATGTTTTTGCTGAGGTGCGACACTTGGTCTTTTAGGGCTCCCAGGTCGTCCCTGGTCGCGGACGCCACCTCCTTCTGCTGTTGCAGTTCGGATCTGACCTCCACGACCAGAGCGTCATTTGCGTGGGGCAGAGGAGCTGCACGGGCGACAGAGGCGTTCTTGTCCAGGTGAACCTTTAACAGCTTCATTTGTGCTGTGTTCTCCTGGACGAGTTTTTTGTGCTCTTCCAGCGCCCGAGTCAGCTCGGCTGCGTCACCCTTCGTGTTCGCTGCGATTTTCGCACTTGCACTCTGTTGTGTCACTTTTGGTAGCTCCTTGGGTTTATTGTGGTCGTTTCCGGTCGTTTGGGTGAGTCGGAGTCC
Above is a window of Maniola hyperantus chromosome 20, iAphHyp1.2, whole genome shotgun sequence DNA encoding:
- the LOC138403728 gene encoding uncharacterized protein; the encoded protein is MLGLRTPVKTPRQSLDAAKAPLHTSKELVEPGQTPEVGAVVSDPSLPPSKDDPTNSSQPSTQDKTPQGEGPAPRRIGAPLDQTFQKLGSPEPETTKLKGRAAEAKACLMKAKLQLNNSRNLKAEIKTEVIWAIEKLYRLVKESEAAGLRLTQTTGNDHNKPKELPKVTQQSASAKIAANTKGDAAELTRALEEHKKLVQENTAQMKLLKVHLDKNASVARAAPLPHANDALVVEVRSELQQQKEVASATRDDLGALKDQVSHLSKNIQERIAVTYANVAAGAPRKRGLELPQSFHSMVVSSVDAHDKSEDIIDKIRTAVNAKTSGVRVDRLRKAKDQKVVLGCQSREELARVVEKLKTGSPTLLTQEVENRDPLVVLLNVLSINTDEDILGALKRQNGNVLGTIPDDEYRASVRYRRRARNPLENHVVLQVSPQVWQQVTAVGKVHIDLQRVVAKDQSPLVTCSRCLGYGHGRRTCEASVDTCSHCTGPHLRSECPAWKAGDRPTCCNCQSSRLDRTDHNSFDNSCPIRKKWDALARAKVAYC
- the LOC138403705 gene encoding uncharacterized protein, with the translated sequence MSDNQKQTATETGSVSSKSSTKSVTTGKSTSRPTRQKEQLGARPTRPTRSLREKVLARTASARSSISEDISLQPPPPLPQSLPPSPMDISNERVCTWDQEEIPPRPIESDDELSEGSSISERAPLGRRSMLFTTSRRTGVEMDAATKLANETLLKAKDAIEAAGNMKKECKVIALESLQVLYETVLSLSDSRSRHKHNLEKERARHAQELVRVERAHNKQTAELLKDLNQRLSEARSDISGNLEETRAIRSWLGYETQEPYRKISEIAEMTKKITAIERSIGERSHTEGTGQRVTDMGPLINDHQKMTSQLDHLAKQLDDMRRALDKNFDRIKTDMTKQLQLWTTDDKIGKGMAEVKEAILQAEKNLSQTIAEQPTPIPQVAHEAPPKEDLMEQLQPITEKLEAVSSELRTMREARNKTPPPATSLGTEIALAELVKTATQTAGKATYAQIAQKPRPPRPNHTLIVSATDPDKTGDKVIDNIRAVLDLQNTGAKIDKVRKARNHKIVLSCSTKDDLTIIKNKLKTDNGLKAEIPKTNNPLAIVKDVLTYNSDADIVKFITSQNAHLLEGIPAKDVAVRVRYRKKARNPLECHVVLELSPEVHKRFIDQGKIYIDLQRRPIEDQSPLVQCAKCLGFGHTKTLCKEADQLCSYCGGVHSWEECSRRAGGGLPSCKNCQRANNKTNIDHNAFSGDCPEKRKWDSIARSRITYC